From the Rhinolophus sinicus isolate RSC01 linkage group LG02, ASM3656204v1, whole genome shotgun sequence genome, one window contains:
- the LOC109449673 gene encoding sulfotransferase 6B1 yields the protein MSSQNQSSVLHKFKEILFSTMSSEELLNSLDSFSAREDDVFLVSYPKSGTHWIAKVIENIPNAEINLTSPIELGDISKFEELKTYCKRRVIPTHLNYNMLPVDIKQKQCKIIYIIRNPKDTAVSLFHYYRDNPNLPGVETWAAFLELFLKGNVVYGSWFDHVLSWESHRNDKNILFIFYEEMKKDLSKSIKKITTFLGINVSDSEINQIAWKSSFREMKNNAAKENCDPNKTICALTSNKNLVFRKGAVGDWINYFTSKQKRVFDELFTEKMKHSELARHFEDYS from the exons ATGTCATCCCAGAACCAGTCAAGTGTTCTTCATAAATTCAAGGAGATCCTTTTTTCTACTATGTCTTCAGAAGAACTTCTAAATTCCCTGGATTCCTTCAGTGCAAGAGAAGATGATGTGTTTCTGGTTTCCTATCCAAAATCtg GCACTCACTGGATTGCTAAAGTCATTGAGAACATTCCTAATGCTGAAATTAATCTAACATCTCCAATTGAACTGGGAGACATTTCTAAATTTGAAGAGCTGAAAACGTATTGTAAGAGAAGAGTTATTCCAACACATTTGAACTACAACATGCTACCAGTGgatattaaacaaaaacaatgcaAG aTTATTTACATCATTAGGAATCCCAAAGACACagctgtttctttatttcactacTACAGAGATAACCCTAATCTCCCTGGCGTTGAAACCTGGGCTGCGTTTTTAGAgctttttctaaaaggaaatg TTGTATATGGATCCTGGTTTGATCATGTTTTAAGCTGGGAAAGCcacagaaatgataaaaacattctatttatcttctatgaagaaatgaagaag GATCTTtctaaaagcataaagaaaataacGACTTTCCTTGGTATTAATGTGAGTGACAGCGAAATTAATCAGATCGCTTGGAAATCATCattcagggaaatgaaaaataatgcagCCAAAGAAAACTGTGATCCAAATAAGACCATCTGCGCCCTCACATCTAATAAGAACCTGGTATTTAGGAAAG gAGCAGTGGGTGATTGGATAAACTACTTTACTTCAAAGCAGAAGAGAGTATTTGATGAACTattcacagagaaaatgaaacacagtGAACTAGCAAGACACTTTGAAGATTACtcttaa